A single genomic interval of Anopheles darlingi chromosome X, idAnoDarlMG_H_01, whole genome shotgun sequence harbors:
- the LOC125950492 gene encoding peroxidase, which produces MFRLLAIAAVAAALAVIGSEGQFLAFDQHATECALYVNGPGKSSAFDYNLNLFRGAIAPAVHAEATTCITYDAINQAYLDARKRIRVSQPKGDWKTEDIATVGELLLDISIQLARTYGLSYEEIEKGLPSIDTSKTLIREVCPAFLSGVECRPGKYRRVDGLCNNLKHPTWGAAMTPFQRLIGPLYADGINAPRISITGHDLPLSRVVSRTIHPDEGYHDHAGTVFVIAWGQFMDHDFTLTATPLDPINRNDPEECCKRPPHLKHPYCNEIRVPDDDYFYRLFNVKCIDFVRGFPSPRPGCRLGSRQQFNTLTSVIDGNTIYGVNEKFTRKLRTGYNGLLRMNPVFAEYGLKDLLPLKLDIPDEGCTRPNKSMFCFEAGEIRVNEQLVLTCMHTLLAREHNRIATELGKINPHWDDETLFQEARRINIAIIQHITYNEFLPILLGKEVMEKFGLLTPKEGYWDGYDETINPAIIDSFASAAFRFGHSLLPTAVERWSKAHKFIASKRLSDLIRRPYDLYRAGVYDEYLMGLMNQVAQAMDDSITQEVTNHLFKKEGARFGMDLVSFNMQRGREFGVPGYMEFRKFCGLPTSDNFEELFGSMPNETVRRYESIFEHPADVDLWSGGVSERSLPGSMLGPTFACIIATQFSYVRRGDRFWYELPNQPSSFTPEQLQEIRKAKLARLICDNTDLIDTVQIYPMVLPDHEINPRVPCKSGILPSIDLTKWADYGHENHSPHQYQFLNDIPETIGFK; this is translated from the exons ATGTTCAG GTTACTGGCGAtagccgccgttgccgccgctcTTGCCGTGATTGGCAGTGAAGGGCAGTTCCTGGCCTTCGACCAGCATGCCACGGAGTGTGCACTATACGTGAACGGGCCGGGCAAATCGTCCGCCTTCGACTACAACCTGAACCTGTTCCGTGGAGCGAT TGCGCCAGCAGTGCATGCGGAGGCGACGACCTGCATCACGTATGATGCGATCAACCAGGCGTACCTGGACGCACGGAAGCGAATCCGGGTGTCGCAGCCGAAGGGTGACTGGAAGACGGAGGACATCGCGACGGtcggtgagctgctgctcgacattTCGATTCAGCTCGCCCGCACCTACGGTCTGTCGTACGAGGAGATCGAAAAGGGGCTCCCCTCGATCGATACCTCCAAGACGCTGATCCGCGAGGTCTGCCCGGCCTTTCTGTCCGGTGTCGAGTGCCGACCGGGCAAGTACCGGCGGGTCGACGGGCTGTGCAACAACCTGAAGCACCCGACGTGGGGTGCGGCGATGACACCGTTCCAGCGGTTGATTGGCCCACTGTACGCGGACGGTATCAATGCGCCCCGCATCTCGATCACCGGCCACGATCTGCCGCTGTCGCGTGTCGTATCGCGTACGATCCACCCGGACGAGGGTTACCACGATCACGCCGGCACGGTGTTTGTGATCGCGTGGGGCCAGTTCATGGACCATGACTTTACGCTCACCGCGACACCGCTCGATCCGATCAACCGGAACGATCCGGAGGAGTGCTGCAAGCGGCCACCGCACCTGAAGCACCCGTACTGCAACGAGATCCGCGTCCCGGACGACGACTACTTCTACCGGCTGTTCAACGTTAAGTGTATCGATTTCGTGCGCGGTTTCCCCTCGCCCCGTCCCGGTTGCCGGCTCGGTTCCCGCCAGCAGTTCAACACCCTCACGTCCGTCATCGACGGTAACACGATCTACGGGGTGAACGAGAAGTTTACGCGCAAACTGCGCACCGGCTACAACGGGCTGCTCCGCATGAACCCGGTGTTTGCCGAGTACGGGCTGAAGGATCTGCTGCCGCTGAAGCTGGACATACCGGACGAGGGTTGCACGCGGCCCAACAAGAGCATGTTCTGCTTCGAGGCGGGCGAGATCCGGGTGAAcgagcagctggtgctgaCCTGCATGCATACGCTGCTCGCCCGCGAACACAACCGGATCGCGACCGAGCTCGGCAAGATCAATCCGCACTGGGACGACGAGACGCTGTTCCAGGAGGCGCGCCGCATCAACATCGCCATCATCCAGCACATCACGTACAACGAGTTCCTGCCGATCCTGCTCGGCAAGGAGGTGATGGAGAAGTTCGGGCTGCTAACGCCGAAGGAGGGCTACTGGGATGGGTACGACGAGACGATCAATCCCGCCATCATCGACTCGTTTGCGTCGGCCGCCTTCCGCTTCGGTCACTCGCTGCTACCGACGGCGGTAGAGCGCTGGTCGAAGGCACACAAGTTCATCGCCTCGAAGCGACTGTCCGATTTGATCCGCCGGCCGTACGATCTGTACCGGGCCGGTGTCTACGACGAGTACCTGATGGGGCTGATGAACCAGGTCGCCCAGGCGATGGACGATTCGATCACGCAGGAGGTGACGAACCATCTGTTCAAGAAGGAGGGCGCCCGCTTCGGTATGGATCTGGTGTCGTTCAACATGCAGCGGGGCCGCGAGTTCGGTGTGCCCGGTTACATGGAGTTCCGCAAGTTCTGCGGTCTACCGACCTCCGACAACTTCGAGGAGCTGTTCGGTTCCATGCCGAACGAAACGGTGCGCCGTTACGAGAGCATCTTCGA GCACCCGGCGGACGTGGATCTGTGGTCGGGCGGCGTATCGGAGCGCTCGCTACCGGGCTCGATGCTCGGACCGACCTTCGCCTGTATCATCGCGACCCAGTTCAGCTACGTGCGGCGCGGCGATCGGTTCTGGTACGAGCTGCCCAACCAGCCGTCCTCCTTCACGCCCGAGCAGCTGCAGGAGATCCGGAAGGCGAAGCTCGCCCGCCTCATCTGCGACAACACCGACCTCATCGATACGGTCCAGATCTACCCGATGGTGCTGCCGGACCACGAAAT